The following is a genomic window from Prevotella sp. E13-17.
GACGACGGAGTCAAAGGGAAAGCTCATCATTGGTGATAAAGGTGCTATAAAGATAGTTGCATCAAGCGTGGAGAAACAATACGTTATGCGTATTGTGCCTAGTCAGATGACCTACGAAATAGAAATCGTAGATCCTATGGGTGTTCAGGTGATGGATACGGATAATGATTCTTCAGTTGCCATATATACCATCAGTGGTCATCAAATAAAAAAGGTAAAGGCTGTTGAATTGAATGCAGCCTTGCAACGGATGCCAACTGGTATATACATCATGAGAAATGATAATAAATGCATAATTATTCGTAATCGATAACTACTATAGAATCATTGAAATAGACTGATGTAAAGTAGTTTTAAGAAAATTAGCCGAAAGTTTGGTGCTTTCGGCTTTTTTGCATATCTTTGCAGACCAAATTCAGGGTTTTAATGCACAAAACTATTTATTATGGCAAAATTAAAAGGTGCTATTGAGGTAAATACTGAAAGGTGTAAGGGATGCTCACTTTGTATCATTGCTTGCCCTCATAAGGTAATTGCCCTAGCAAACAAAGTTAATCTTCACGGTTATCCCTATGTGGAGGCTGTCAACGAGGAAGCCTGTGTGGGCTGTGCGTCGTGTGGCATTGTCTGTCCGGATGGTTGTATTACCGTGTATCGTAAAAAAGTGGAGGAATAAGTATGGCACAAGAGAAAGAGGTTGTATTGATGAAAGGCAACGAAGCAATTGCTCACGCTGCTATTCGTTGCGGATGCGACGGCTATTTTGGCTATCCTATTACTCCGCAGAGTGAAGTGATTGAAACGCTGGCAGAGCTGAAGCCTTGGGAGACCACTGGTATGCAAGTGGTTCAGGCTGAGAGTGAGTTGGCTTCTATTTATATGGTCTATGGCGCTGCCGGAGCTGGAAAGCGTGCAATGACTTCGTCATCATCTCCTGGTATTGCCCTGATGCAGGAGGGAATTACTTATATGGCAGGTGCTGAGGTGCCTGGTGTGTTTATCAACGTACAGCGTGGCGGCCCTGGCCTGGGTACAATTCAGCCCTCACAGGGCGACTACAATCAGGCCACACGTGGTGGTGGTAATGGTGACTATAAGGTCATTGTTTTGGCTCCCTCTTCTGTTCAGGAGATGGCCGATTTCGTTGACCTTGCCTTTGAGTTAGCATTCAAGTATCGCAATCCCGCTATGATTCTTTCTGATGGCGTCATCGGGCAGATGATGGAGAAGGTGGTGTTGCCCCCATTCAAGCCCCGTCGCACGGACGAGGAGGTCATCAAGGAGTGCCCATGGGCTTCTACCGGAAAGCCAAAGAATCGTGAGCGTGTGGTTATAACGTCACTGGAGTTGAAGCCCGAAGCGATGGAAAAGCGCAATCTGGCGCTGCAAGAGAAGTATCGCAAGATACAAGAGAACGAAGTGCGCTTCGAACAGCAGCAGATGGACGATGCAGACTATGCTATCGTAGCCTTTGGTAGTGCTGCTCGTATTGCAGAGAAATCTGTAGAGATTGCACGTGAACAGGGTATCAAGGTCGGTTTGTTCCGTCCCATCACGCTGTTCCCCTTCCCTGAGAAGCAGATTGCAGAACTTTCGAAGAAGGTGAAGGGCATCCTAGTGGCCGAGATCAACGCTGGTCAGATGGTGCAGGATGTTCGCTTGGCCGTGAACGGGGCTATTCCCGTTGAGCAATTTGGACGTTTGGGTGGTATCGTGCCCGATCCAGAGGAAATCGTTAATGCGTTAAAGAAGGTCATGTAAGTTATGGATAGAAATCAAATAGTTCAGCCAGAAAACATCGTCTGCAAGAAGCCGACGCTGATGAACGACAACAATATGCACTACTGCCCAGGTTGTAGTCACGGTGTAGTGCATAAGCTAGTTGCCGAAGTGATTGAAGAAATGGGTATGGCAGACAAGGCAATTGGCGTTTCGCCCGTAGGATGTGCTGTCTTTGCCTACAATTATATTGATATCGACTGGCAGGAAGCTGCCCACGGTCGTGCTCCCGCACTGGCTACAGGTATCAAGCGTTGTTGGCCTGATCGTTTGGTGTTCACCTACCAAGGTGACGGCGATTTGGCTTGTATCGGTACCTGTGAGACCATTCATGCTTTGAACCGTGGCGAGAATATTGTCATTATCTTTGTCAATAATGCTATTTATGGTATGACGGGCGGCCAGATGGCCCCGACCACACTGATAGGTCAGAAGACCTCTACCTGCCCTTATGGTCGTGATCCCGAGATTCACGGCTATCCCTTGAAGATGGCAGATATCGCAGCTCAGCTGGAGGGAACGTGCTATGTCACTCGTCAGAGTGTTGAAAGTGTAGCCTCAATCCTGAAGGCAAAGAAGGCTCTACGCAAGGCTTTCGAGGCTTCTATGGCCGGTAAGGGTTCTTCGTTGGTTGAGTTTGTCTCTACCTGTAACAGCGGTTGGAAGCTGTCTCCTGCTAAGGCCAACGAGTGGTTGAAGGAGAATATGTTTCCTTTCTATCCCAAAGGAGACCTTAAGGACACCACAGGTGAGAAGTAATTAGTGAATAGTGAAAAGTGAATAGTTATGAAAAAAGAGATAATTATTTCAGGTTTCGGAGGTCAGGGCGTGCTCTCAATGGGTAAGATTTTGGCCTATAGCGGTCTGATGGAGGACAAGGAGGTCACGTGGATGCCTGCTTACGGTCCAGAACAGCGTGGAGGTACGGCCAATGTTACTGTGATTGTGAGCGATGAACGAATCTCTTCGCCAATCCTCAGCAAGTATGATATTGCCGTGGTCTTGAACCAGCCTTCGCTCGAAAAGTTTGAACCCAAAATCAAACCCGGTGGCATTCTGATTTATGATGGCTTCGGAATCATCAACAAACCTACACGTAAGGACATCACTATCTACGAGGTGAATGCGATGGATAAGGCCGCAGAGATGAAGAATGGCAAGGTGTTCAACATGATTGTGTTGGGCGGACTGCTGAAGGTGGCTCCTGTTGTTAGCGATAAGGGCGTTGAGAAAGCTCTGTATAAGACTCTGCCAGAGCGTCACCACGGATTGATTCCTCTGAATATGGAGGCTCTGAAAGAGGGCGCCAAGATTATTACAGAGGTTAAATAATTTGGCTTCATATAAAGTAAAGTGCCACTTTCCTCATGGGAAGGTGGCACTTCTTTTATTGTATAGTGGCACTTTAGTTGTGGAATAGTGGCACTATTCTAATAGAAAAGTGGCACTTTACTGGGTGTAAAGTGCCACTATGCTAGGTGTAAAGTACTACTTTACTGTTTTTAGATCTTTTCCATAGCCTGCTTGATGTCAGCCAACAGGTCGTTGACATCCTCAATACCAACGGAGAGGCGAATCAGGTCGGGGGCT
Proteins encoded in this region:
- a CDS encoding ferredoxin family protein, yielding MAKLKGAIEVNTERCKGCSLCIIACPHKVIALANKVNLHGYPYVEAVNEEACVGCASCGIVCPDGCITVYRKKVEE
- a CDS encoding 3-methyl-2-oxobutanoate dehydrogenase subunit VorB, translating into MAQEKEVVLMKGNEAIAHAAIRCGCDGYFGYPITPQSEVIETLAELKPWETTGMQVVQAESELASIYMVYGAAGAGKRAMTSSSSPGIALMQEGITYMAGAEVPGVFINVQRGGPGLGTIQPSQGDYNQATRGGGNGDYKVIVLAPSSVQEMADFVDLAFELAFKYRNPAMILSDGVIGQMMEKVVLPPFKPRRTDEEVIKECPWASTGKPKNRERVVITSLELKPEAMEKRNLALQEKYRKIQENEVRFEQQQMDDADYAIVAFGSAARIAEKSVEIAREQGIKVGLFRPITLFPFPEKQIAELSKKVKGILVAEINAGQMVQDVRLAVNGAIPVEQFGRLGGIVPDPEEIVNALKKVM
- a CDS encoding thiamine pyrophosphate-dependent enzyme, translating into MDRNQIVQPENIVCKKPTLMNDNNMHYCPGCSHGVVHKLVAEVIEEMGMADKAIGVSPVGCAVFAYNYIDIDWQEAAHGRAPALATGIKRCWPDRLVFTYQGDGDLACIGTCETIHALNRGENIVIIFVNNAIYGMTGGQMAPTTLIGQKTSTCPYGRDPEIHGYPLKMADIAAQLEGTCYVTRQSVESVASILKAKKALRKAFEASMAGKGSSLVEFVSTCNSGWKLSPAKANEWLKENMFPFYPKGDLKDTTGEK
- a CDS encoding 2-oxoacid:acceptor oxidoreductase family protein encodes the protein MKKEIIISGFGGQGVLSMGKILAYSGLMEDKEVTWMPAYGPEQRGGTANVTVIVSDERISSPILSKYDIAVVLNQPSLEKFEPKIKPGGILIYDGFGIINKPTRKDITIYEVNAMDKAAEMKNGKVFNMIVLGGLLKVAPVVSDKGVEKALYKTLPERHHGLIPLNMEALKEGAKIITEVK